In Pan paniscus chromosome 1, NHGRI_mPanPan1-v2.0_pri, whole genome shotgun sequence, the DNA window caaaattagccgggcatggtggcgcatgcctgtaatcccagctactggagaggctgaggcaggagaatcgcttgaactcgggaggcggaggttgtggtgagccaagatcgtgccattgcactccagcctgggtaacaagagtgaaattcgatctcaaaaaaaaaaataccaggtgTGATCACTGAGAACTCAGCTGCTCTCCTGTTTGTGATTCCAGGAAAGGGCAGGAGGACCTCAGAATTGCTGCGAGCCATTTGTTTACCTGGCATTGGCCTTCTCCTGCCTGCCTTTTCTGAGACCCTGTGGaggggaggccaagggagggcACAGAGGGAGCAGCCACAGATAGAGTCGCGTCCCCTCCGCCATCCAGGGCCTCCACGTAGCTTCCTGCCACCCCTTCCATGCCCATCCATGACCAAAGAGGGGGCACAGCCTCAGTGGTGCTGCTTGAAAAGTGCCCCCGGCTCCCTGTTTGCTGGCATTTGAGTTGAGGTAGCGATCCCGTCATTCTGAAGCCCAGGCCCTGTGCTCATCTCTGTATAATTTtgcttgctttgctttgtttcccTTCCAAAGTTgtattacatttaaatttgtcTTTAAACAATTTACGTTTTTAAAGTAACAGTGCAGAGGCTCACTGTGGCCCTGGGTGGTTTGAAGGACAGATTGTCTGTCACATGACTAGCCACCCGAGAAGTTAAGGCTGATGTCCCCTTGTCATTCGCTCCTGCTCCAGTGCCCTGTGGGACATCGAGACCGGCCAGCAGACGACCACGTTTACCGGACACACTGGAGATGTCATGAGCCTTTCTCTTGCTCCTGACACCAGACTGTTCGTCTCTGGTGCTTGTGATGCTTCAGCCAAACTCTGGGATGTGCGAGAAGGCATGTGCCGGCAGACCTTCACCGGCCACGAGTCTGACATCAATGCCATTTGCGTGAGTCTGGGTGGAGGTGTGGGGTCGGGGCCTCCGCCGTCTCTGCTAGCCGTTCAGATTGCTAAATTTTAAACTCTTCTGGATTAGATGTTCTCCTTTCTGATCCTTATACAACCTCATCTACAGATGGGGATACAGAAAACTCCCGATGGGAAACTTCTCTGTGTTGACCACTTGTCTCACAGATACTCACAGGGTGTTGTATGCCAGTCCCCGTTCCCACCTCTACAGCTGATCAGTGGTTGGGATCCTGGAGGGGAAAGACAGTAAGATAACTCAGGCCACCAGTGGTTACAGAGCCTTACTGGTCAGGGGCACAGCTAACCAGGGAACCTGCCCTCCTCTTTAGCACGTGGATGGCTAGGCAGTGTTTCCAGCCCCTGGCCTTGTGAGGAGACTTAGAAGGACGTATCTGTTGGTTGGACAGAGCTCTGCTGCAGTCCTGACCACGGCCTTGGTCAGCCcgcttccctccttcctccatgAGATTAGCCCTGATGGCTGGCAGCTACAGCAACGTGCACACCTGTCAGTGATGACTACTTTCTCACTATCCTTTGGAATAAATTCTACTCTTTGGGGACAGTAATCACAGTGTCCAAGATCACAGTGTTTGTGTGCCTCCCCAGTGCAAATCCCCTCCCATCCCAGTCCCCTGTAGttcctcccccctctcccccccgccttttttttttttttttttttgagatggagttttgctcttgttgcccaggctggggtgcaatggtgcaatcttggctcaccgcagcctccgccgcctcccggtttcaagcaattctcctgcttcagcctcttgagtagctgggattacaggcacacgccgccacgcccagctaattttgtatttttagtatagatggggtttctctatgttggtcaggctggtctcaaactccccatctcaggtgatccacccgcgtcagcctcccaaagtgctgggattacaggcgtgagccaccgcacccagcccagccctctGTTCTTACCAGAGCACAGTCTTGCTGGTCTTTGCCTGCTGTGTTCTCTGCAGCCCTACCATTGAGCAATCCATATTCCCAATGTTTCTTTCTGAGCGTTTACATGATGTCTTGATTTGCTTTCTCTTTCCAGTTCTTTCCAAATGGCAATGCATTTGCCACTGGCTCAGACGACGCCACCTGCAGGCTGTTTGACCTTCGTGCTGACCAGGAGCTCATGACTTACTCCCATGACAACATCATCTGCGGGATCACCTCTGTCTCCTTCTCCAAGAGCGGGCGCCTCCTCCTTGCTGGGTACGACGACTTCAACTGCAACGTCTGGGACGCACTCAAAGCCGACCGGGCAGGTACGTGGCCATGGGGCCTTTCTGTGTCTTGTGGACATTTACGTGGTATCTTTAGAGCAAACACAGAGTGGTTGCATAAGCTGCAGTGTTTTAGTATCGGTGGGACTGTGGCATGGTGTAACAGGAGTGACAGTTGCAAACTGATGGCCCAGCTCTGACCCTCCAGGCAAGTGGACTCCGAGGAGTACCAGCAGATCTTCCCACATGCGTGGGGGAGGGCTCTGGGGAGGGTCAGTGGGCAGGAGAGGGTCAGCTGTGCAGGCTCCAGGGCCCAGCCCCATGCTTTCCCCTCTGAACTCTGCTTCAGGGGGAGGAGTTCCATGCAGGGACACCTCTGGGTGCCGTTACAGTTAACATATCAAAGGCAAGTGTGTTATTGCCAGGTGTATGAAAACACTAGATGTACAAAAGATGAGACTTCCTTACTAAAAATGGTCATTTGGGCATTTGAATTTGAGAACTGTTGACACTTACAGACTTAGATTCATTTGTCTCAGTACCTGGGAGGACAGAAGGGAGCATGGCTCCAGGTCTTGGCCCTTACCGGGGCTTCCTGCTTCTGGATGGGTGCCACTCCCACCTCCTGGttaaacacatttctttttctccccagccTGGGGGGACCAGAGTGGAGCCATTTCCAGCCAAGTCTCACAGTCACAGTGCTGTTGAAGGGCGGTGGAAGCCAGCCCAGGCCTTGGCAGAGCACACGCCGGCCCCTGTACTCAGCTGTGTGGTGGctgcaggaggtggaggagggtggCTGAAATGGGCCTTCAGATCCCCCTGGGAGGAAGTGGAGCTTCTGGCTGGTGATGATCCAAGCCAAGGTTATTGGGAGTGTTGACAGAAGGCCCCCTCATCACATGACAGTGACAGTGCAGTGCCAGTGGTCTCAGCCACCATCGCTACTCCTGTGTTCTGTGCCTTGTGCTGGGCTCTAGGGATCACAGACAAAGGAAAAACGGCTCATGCCTCTAAGCTCCTGTGTTACAGATTGCTTTGAGATTGgggtggttttgattttttttttttttttttttttttttttgagatggagtctcgctctgtcgcccaggctggagagcactggcacgatcttggctcactgcaagctccacctcctgggttccaatgattctcctaccctagcctcctgagtagctgggactatggcccgcaccaccacgccctgctagtttttgtatttttagtagaaatggggtttcaccatattggccaggctggtctcaaagtcctgacctcatgatctgcctgcctcggccttccaacgtgctgggattacaggcctaagccactgcgtctgatgatagttttgatttttttgatagtggcctttgcttctttttttaagttttataagtGAGTGCTGAGAAGTCAATGCCAGGGGCTCTGGATTTATTGattgcgtgtgtgtgcgtgccttTGAATTTTAACAAGGCTGGCCATATGCTGCAGGTTAATTCCCCACGTAGATGCaactttccctcccttcctggccGTGGGAGACTCTGGGTCTTGTCCCATGAGAGATGCACCATCCGTCCTCGTCACAACATGGCACAGGTGAGATCGATGCCTCTGGGCTTTGGTGTGATTCTGCTGTTGTTTGCTCCCAGGTGTCTTGGCTGGGCATGACAACCGCGTCAGCTGCCTGGGCGTGACTGACGATGGCATGGCTGTGGCGACAGGGTCCTGGGATAGCTTCCTCAAGATCTGGAACTAACGCCAGTAGGTAATGCAGCAGCCCAAATGCCCTTCTCTGAGAAGAACTGTGCGTGTTTCTCATAGAACGTTTGAAGTTGTCATTAACGGTTTCTAGATAAATGTTGATGTAGCATTGATTTGGAATTGTGTTGTGGGAAACGTTTACAGAAAGCTGAAGTCACGTGCCCTCAGCTGCAGACACTCATGCAGTGATGGGAAGAGCAGTGACCTAGCTGTGCGTCTGCACTTAGATTCTCTGCCtcttttcacatttctttaaaCTCTGTTTAAAACAGCATGTGGATGCCATGGAGACTGGAAGACCATTCCAACTTGGACGCGTTACCATGAGAGCATATCCTATCCAACCGTACTAACGTGGACACCCTACACCTCCCCTCAGAACTTCAAAAGGGCAAGatcttttttccttcacttattgCTGAAACCAAGAGCACAATTCCCATTGAGAGAAGGATCTCTGTGCTGTAAACTAAAACAAATTGTGCATTCCTTCCGGGGCCAtcgtctttgttttcttttttgtcttgaatgaattttaaaaggaaatatataataaaaatgttaaccaGAAGGTAAACTTGAGTGTAATTGTCAGACAGACACACCTTTCCACTagtttatttgaattttagacCAGTGACCCTGTTTTGTGGCATTCATGCAAAACATGCTGAGGACTTTGTTCATCTGGTCATCGTGTCCAAATTTCAGTCATGTTTGTAGCAAGATTTTGGAAGCattcatatttcctttttaaaatgtattcctttGTGTTCAACAGTTAATCAAAACCAGAGAGTCTAGGGCAGCCTCTCTGACGTTGTCAATGATGTAAATTCAGTCCctggtttttaattttctgtctaatgTCACAGATCATTGTTGCACACAAACGTGGCATAGAAAAGAACATGTTCAGAAGCCATGGGGCCAAGCACATGCGGGGACGGTCTCAAATGCGTGATCAGAGAATCCTTCACCTTTGCTGAAAAGTGAGCTCAGATCCAGCACCATGTTCCTCCTGACCCATCCTGTCTATCTTCTCAGTTGAGTTTTTAATCTCACTTTGGGTTTCCTTGTGAAGTTGGAGGGAAGTTTATAATAGCCTAACACTACCCAACCCCCAACTAGGAGGAACCTCTGTTTTCGAGAGAG includes these proteins:
- the GNB1 gene encoding guanine nucleotide-binding protein G(I)/G(S)/G(T) subunit beta-1 → MSELDQLRQEAEQLKNQIRDARKACADATLSQITNNIDPVGRIQMRTRRTLRGHLAKIYAMHWGTDSRLLVSASQDGKLIIWDSYTTNKVHAIPLRSSWVMTCAYAPSGNYVACGGLDNICSIYNLKTREGNVRVSRELAGHTGYLSCCRFLDDNQIVTSSGDTTCALWDIETGQQTTTFTGHTGDVMSLSLAPDTRLFVSGACDASAKLWDVREGMCRQTFTGHESDINAICFFPNGNAFATGSDDATCRLFDLRADQELMTYSHDNIICGITSVSFSKSGRLLLAGYDDFNCNVWDALKADRAGVLAGHDNRVSCLGVTDDGMAVATGSWDSFLKIWN